One window from the genome of Natrialba magadii ATCC 43099 encodes:
- a CDS encoding fluoride efflux transporter FluC: protein MSELSTLALALVLALTSDLVTLDPEPAHIVGTGGAIGAMLRYAVYRQLSSDRFPWPTLLVNVVGSFVFALATFAGASESVFQLVGIGICGAFTTFSSFSVETVQLYERGDKHLAVANAVVNLALSLAGIGLAWVVVAVV, encoded by the coding sequence GTGAGCGAACTGTCGACACTGGCGCTAGCACTGGTACTGGCACTCACTTCCGACCTCGTCACCCTCGACCCCGAACCGGCCCACATCGTCGGCACCGGCGGCGCAATCGGTGCGATGCTGCGTTATGCTGTGTACCGGCAGCTCTCGAGTGACCGGTTCCCCTGGCCGACACTGCTCGTCAACGTTGTCGGGAGTTTCGTCTTCGCGCTCGCGACGTTCGCGGGCGCGAGCGAGTCGGTGTTTCAGCTGGTCGGAATCGGCATCTGCGGTGCGTTCACGACGTTCTCGTCCTTTTCGGTCGAAACGGTCCAACTCTACGAGCGCGGCGACAAACACCTCGCCGTCGCGAACGCGGTCGTCAACCTCGCTCTCTCGCTTGCGGGCATCGGCCTCGCGTGGGTGGTCGTCGCCGTCGTCTAA
- a CDS encoding fluoride efflux transporter FluC, with product MAGSHSHPLVRLETLALVGIGGFAGANLRFFALGIFPDVIAVLLVNVLGCFALGFIAYEAQYSGIVERKSRLVFTTGFLSSLTTYSTFALQSALAADPLLLAAIVLGNYGLGFTGVLASRELARRVRSPEATAAGGETA from the coding sequence ATGGCAGGATCCCACTCTCACCCTCTCGTTCGACTCGAAACGCTCGCGCTGGTCGGCATCGGCGGCTTCGCCGGCGCGAACCTCCGGTTTTTTGCACTTGGAATCTTCCCGGATGTCATCGCCGTCTTGCTCGTCAACGTCCTGGGCTGCTTCGCGCTCGGCTTCATCGCCTACGAGGCCCAGTACTCGGGAATCGTCGAGCGGAAATCGCGGCTCGTCTTCACGACCGGCTTTCTCTCGTCGCTGACGACCTACAGTACGTTCGCCCTCCAGTCAGCGCTCGCCGCCGACCCGCTCCTGCTCGCCGCCATCGTCCTCGGGAACTACGGACTCGGCTTCACCGGCGTGCTCGCGAGCCGCGAACTCGCCCGTCGGGTTCGCAGTCCCGAAGCCACAGCGGCTGGAGGTGAGACGGCGTGA
- a CDS encoding cation diffusion facilitator family transporter, which translates to MVEAAEERRGFARASWANVLGNAAKIIVEGAVGLLFGSVALLADAAHSVADLVASIVVLVWGRSTFDEPDDTHPHGHDRIEPLTALFVGAVIALLGLNLLYSSVEGLITGVDVTFSPLLLGALAFAIVDMYLVYRYTEAINEHLQSTALEALATDCLNDIYTSFAAVVGVIGVLLGQPLLDPLAGALVSVLVVYQGVVIGRENVNYLIGAAPTPEKREAVSEVLREHPDAHGMHDLTVFYDGPVLEVEVHVEVDGDLPLRQAHDIESDLVDELRALEDVGDAHVHLDPSGIGEWKEQSDETGL; encoded by the coding sequence ATGGTCGAGGCCGCCGAGGAGCGACGCGGGTTTGCGCGGGCGTCGTGGGCCAACGTGCTCGGAAACGCGGCGAAGATTATCGTCGAGGGTGCAGTTGGGTTGTTGTTCGGCAGCGTCGCGTTGCTGGCCGACGCGGCCCATTCCGTCGCGGACCTCGTCGCGAGTATCGTCGTCCTCGTCTGGGGACGGAGTACGTTCGACGAACCCGACGACACCCACCCCCACGGCCACGATCGGATCGAACCGCTGACGGCGCTGTTCGTCGGTGCGGTGATCGCCCTGCTAGGGCTGAACCTGCTCTATAGCTCCGTCGAGGGACTCATCACCGGCGTCGATGTCACGTTCAGTCCGCTCCTGCTCGGCGCGCTCGCGTTCGCAATCGTCGATATGTACCTCGTCTACCGCTACACCGAGGCGATCAACGAACACCTGCAGTCGACCGCACTCGAGGCGCTCGCGACTGACTGTCTGAACGATATCTACACTTCCTTCGCCGCCGTCGTCGGCGTTATCGGCGTCTTGCTCGGCCAGCCGCTGCTCGATCCGCTCGCTGGCGCGCTCGTCAGCGTGCTGGTCGTCTATCAGGGCGTCGTGATTGGCCGTGAGAACGTGAACTACCTCATCGGTGCCGCGCCGACGCCAGAGAAGCGCGAGGCGGTGTCCGAGGTCCTTCGCGAGCATCCTGACGCGCACGGAATGCACGACCTGACGGTCTTCTACGACGGCCCCGTCCTCGAGGTCGAAGTCCACGTCGAGGTCGACGGCGACCTCCCGCTCCGGCAGGCCCACGACATCGAGTCCGACCTGGTCGACGAACTGCGGGCACTCGAGGACGTGGGTGACGCGCACGTCCATCTCGATCCGTCGGGGATCGGGGAGTGGAAGGAGCAATCGGACGAGACTGGCCTGTAG
- a CDS encoding MBL fold metallo-hydrolase codes for MAIGDVREVTVGDCSDLYYLDTGMYETEGYGAVYILDDERPAIVETGIGANYDRILDALAELDIAPEDVAVIAVTHIHLDHAGGAGLLAESCPNADVYIPGVGASLLADPGKLVAGTKNAVGDQWQYYVEPKPIPEDRIVELEDGDVIDLGEHELRVHAAPGHAFHQVVFEDPANDAVFTGDAAGIWIPDREEIVETSPPSDFDLEQCLADARTIADIDPDVLLYTHFGPRYVGDDADQALDEYATVLTEWVGAVEAKRDELDDEELMDHFAAATDHGDAWSDEKASAEAAMNVRGVVGYLDDRE; via the coding sequence ATGGCTATCGGAGACGTTCGCGAGGTGACGGTCGGCGACTGTTCGGATCTGTACTACCTGGATACCGGAATGTACGAGACGGAGGGATACGGTGCTGTCTACATCCTCGACGACGAGCGACCGGCGATCGTCGAGACCGGCATCGGAGCCAACTACGACCGGATTCTCGACGCGCTCGCGGAACTCGACATCGCGCCCGAGGATGTCGCGGTCATCGCCGTCACGCACATCCATCTCGATCACGCGGGCGGCGCGGGACTGCTCGCGGAGTCCTGTCCGAACGCCGACGTGTACATCCCCGGCGTCGGCGCGAGCCTGCTCGCTGACCCCGGCAAACTCGTCGCCGGAACGAAAAACGCCGTCGGCGACCAGTGGCAGTACTACGTCGAACCGAAACCGATCCCCGAAGACCGAATCGTCGAACTCGAGGACGGCGACGTGATTGACCTCGGCGAGCACGAACTGCGCGTCCACGCCGCCCCTGGCCACGCGTTCCACCAGGTGGTCTTCGAGGATCCCGCGAACGACGCGGTCTTCACCGGCGACGCGGCGGGGATCTGGATTCCCGACCGTGAGGAAATCGTCGAGACCTCGCCGCCGTCTGACTTCGATCTCGAGCAGTGTCTCGCGGATGCTCGAACGATTGCCGACATCGATCCCGACGTGCTCCTTTACACTCACTTTGGCCCACGGTATGTCGGCGACGACGCTGACCAGGCACTCGATGAGTACGCTACCGTCCTCACCGAGTGGGTGGGGGCGGTCGAGGCGAAGCGGGACGAACTGGATGACGAGGAACTCATGGACCACTTTGCGGCAGCGACCGACCACGGTGACGCCTGGAGCGACGAGAAGGCGAGCGCCGAGGCGGCGATGAACGTCCGTGGCGTCGTCGGCTATCTTGACGACCGGGAGTAA
- a CDS encoding AMP-dependent synthetase/ligase: MNWRDAEREYDDEVIGTTTLGRMFEESAERNKSRPAQRYKGGVYDRSLTDDVLPSAAPGSFNALSYAEMRDIVRNLAAGFRDLGIESGDRVGIFSNTRMEWAQTDFALLSAGAVVTTVYTSSSPDQVSYLLDDPDADGVVVENQELLERVLEVEDELDLEFIVSIDNFDGYDDRDDILTLAELHDRGAGAFDEEAYQTWVDEPAMDDLASLIYTSGTTGKPKGVQLTHGNFRSNVNQIRKRFAPRPDRDDDVPVIDSESQAMSYLPLAHVFERTAGHFLLFASGACVAYAENPDTLQEDFSTVQPNTATSVPRVYEKIYDAIREQASESSVKKRIFEWATDVGVEYQRADSPGPILNAKRALADKLVFSTVREALGGEIEILISGGGSLSPELCRLYHAMGLPIFEGYGLTETSPVIAVNPPEEPKIGTIGPPVVDVDISIDESVVNQDAFDDPGAVGELLVRGPNVTQGYWNKPSATDRAFTEGVQPDGGAALEAPREDGDADADDDGLWFRTGDVVHLRDDGYISFRDRVKQLIVLSTGKNVAPGPIEDAFAASEIVEQAMVVGDGEKFIGALLVPNTEHIREWADEEGIDLPGDAEALCDDDRVCEYIQQEVDRVNDDFEKHETIKQFELVPQEFTEENDMLTPTMKKKRRVIMDRFEDRVDRIYE; this comes from the coding sequence ATGAACTGGCGGGACGCCGAACGCGAGTACGACGACGAGGTGATCGGGACGACGACACTCGGACGGATGTTCGAGGAGTCGGCCGAACGGAACAAGAGTCGGCCAGCCCAGCGCTACAAGGGTGGTGTCTACGACCGATCGCTCACCGACGACGTACTGCCGTCGGCTGCTCCGGGTTCGTTCAACGCACTCTCTTACGCCGAGATGCGCGACATCGTTCGCAACCTCGCCGCCGGCTTTCGAGACCTCGGCATCGAGTCAGGCGACCGAGTCGGCATCTTCAGCAACACCCGGATGGAGTGGGCCCAGACCGACTTCGCACTGCTGAGTGCTGGCGCAGTCGTCACCACGGTCTACACGAGTTCCTCTCCCGATCAGGTCTCCTATCTGCTCGACGACCCCGACGCGGACGGCGTCGTTGTCGAAAATCAGGAACTCTTAGAGCGCGTGCTCGAAGTCGAGGACGAACTCGATCTCGAGTTCATCGTCTCGATCGACAACTTCGATGGGTACGACGACCGGGACGATATCCTGACGCTCGCGGAACTCCACGACCGCGGCGCTGGGGCGTTCGACGAGGAAGCCTACCAGACGTGGGTCGACGAACCCGCAATGGACGATCTGGCGAGTCTGATCTACACGAGCGGAACGACCGGCAAGCCGAAAGGCGTCCAGCTCACGCACGGTAACTTCCGGTCGAACGTCAATCAGATTCGCAAGCGCTTCGCGCCGCGGCCGGATCGCGACGACGACGTTCCGGTGATCGATTCGGAGAGTCAGGCGATGTCCTATCTGCCACTGGCACACGTCTTCGAGCGCACGGCGGGACACTTCCTGCTGTTTGCAAGCGGTGCCTGCGTGGCCTACGCCGAGAATCCGGACACGCTGCAGGAGGACTTCAGCACCGTTCAGCCGAACACGGCGACCAGCGTCCCGCGCGTCTACGAGAAAATCTACGACGCGATCCGAGAACAGGCGAGCGAATCGTCAGTCAAGAAGCGCATCTTCGAGTGGGCGACCGACGTGGGTGTCGAGTACCAGCGTGCCGACTCGCCCGGCCCGATTCTGAACGCGAAACGCGCGCTCGCGGACAAGCTCGTTTTCTCGACGGTGCGCGAGGCACTGGGTGGCGAGATCGAGATCCTGATCAGCGGCGGTGGCAGTCTCTCGCCAGAACTCTGTCGACTCTACCACGCGATGGGGCTCCCGATCTTCGAGGGGTACGGCCTGACCGAGACGTCGCCCGTCATCGCGGTCAACCCGCCAGAGGAGCCGAAAATCGGTACGATCGGCCCGCCGGTGGTCGACGTGGACATCTCGATCGACGAGAGCGTCGTCAATCAGGACGCGTTCGACGATCCGGGTGCAGTCGGCGAACTCCTCGTCCGTGGACCGAACGTGACCCAGGGCTACTGGAACAAGCCGTCGGCGACCGACCGGGCGTTCACCGAAGGTGTACAACCCGACGGTGGCGCCGCTCTGGAAGCACCACGCGAGGATGGCGACGCCGACGCCGACGACGACGGTCTGTGGTTCCGCACCGGTGACGTCGTCCACCTGCGCGACGACGGCTACATCTCCTTCCGCGACCGCGTCAAACAGCTCATCGTCCTCTCGACCGGCAAGAACGTCGCCCCCGGTCCGATCGAGGACGCCTTCGCCGCGAGCGAAATCGTCGAGCAAGCGATGGTCGTCGGCGACGGCGAGAAGTTCATCGGCGCGCTGCTCGTTCCGAACACCGAGCACATCCGCGAGTGGGCCGACGAGGAAGGCATCGACCTGCCCGGCGATGCCGAAGCGCTCTGTGACGACGACCGCGTTTGCGAGTACATCCAGCAGGAGGTCGACCGGGTGAACGACGACTTCGAGAAACACGAGACGATCAAGCAGTTCGAACTCGTTCCGCAGGAGTTCACCGAGGAGAACGACATGCTGACGCCGACGATGAAGAAGAAGCGCCGCGTCATTATGGACCGGTTCGAAGACCGCGTCGACCGAATCTACGAGTAG
- a CDS encoding ABC transporter ATP-binding protein: protein MHSSRLVGDDLAIGYPTTEEPVVEVDRIDLPAGEITALVGPNGSGKSTLLKALARQHAPEHGTVLLDGDDIDDFDSKPFARRVGMLSQEYESAGGMTAEELIYYGRYPHMGFFDTPTESDEAAVERAIDPADVGHLREEEVGNLSGGQKQLVWIAMVLAQETDVLLLDEPTTYLDLQHQLQVMELVQTLNDERGVTVGLVLHNISQAARFADYLVAIRDGELYDWGPPREIVSEQLLADVFNVKATVEHDPEIRIHPARALSDQ from the coding sequence GTGCACTCGAGTCGGTTGGTTGGCGACGACCTCGCGATTGGCTACCCGACGACCGAGGAGCCGGTCGTCGAGGTCGACCGGATCGATCTTCCAGCGGGCGAGATTACGGCGCTCGTCGGACCGAACGGGAGCGGCAAGTCGACGCTGCTGAAAGCGCTGGCCCGCCAGCATGCGCCCGAACACGGTACTGTCCTCCTCGACGGGGACGATATCGACGATTTCGATAGCAAGCCCTTCGCTCGCCGTGTCGGGATGCTTTCCCAGGAGTACGAGTCGGCCGGTGGGATGACTGCCGAGGAGTTGATCTACTACGGACGGTATCCGCACATGGGGTTTTTCGATACACCGACCGAGTCCGACGAGGCGGCCGTCGAGCGGGCTATCGACCCCGCGGATGTCGGCCACCTGCGCGAAGAGGAGGTCGGGAACCTGAGCGGCGGCCAGAAGCAACTCGTCTGGATCGCGATGGTGCTCGCCCAGGAGACGGATGTGCTTCTGCTCGACGAGCCCACGACGTATCTCGACCTGCAACACCAGCTACAGGTGATGGAACTCGTCCAGACGCTGAACGACGAACGCGGCGTGACGGTGGGACTCGTTCTCCACAATATCTCGCAGGCAGCACGGTTCGCAGACTATCTCGTCGCGATACGCGATGGCGAACTGTACGACTGGGGTCCGCCACGAGAAATTGTGAGCGAACAGTTGCTGGCGGACGTCTTCAACGTTAAAGCGACAGTCGAGCACGATCCCGAGATACGGATTCACCCCGCGCGTGCACTCTCTGATCAATAG
- a CDS encoding helix-turn-helix transcriptional regulator: protein MKLRTRLGPGLVAATVVVASVVLGLQLAHPSPVVVSVDGTGSETTRLPGFFSYRDVGVILGTSFVLGASSAYLFLDWRAGTTQIPSEDGAETTTRSARGEDEPGSTATSDDLLERRKREWETTAAKLSQAEQDIYEQILDADGVLEQRLIVEQTDHSKATVSRKLDRLESKNLVERKRRGMGNVVFLL from the coding sequence ATGAAGTTACGCACACGCCTCGGTCCCGGGTTGGTAGCGGCGACGGTCGTCGTCGCGTCGGTCGTGCTGGGGTTGCAGTTAGCACATCCGTCACCGGTCGTCGTTTCTGTGGACGGCACGGGTTCGGAGACGACGCGACTCCCTGGCTTTTTTTCTTATCGTGACGTCGGCGTCATCCTCGGTACGTCGTTCGTCCTCGGTGCGAGCAGTGCCTACCTGTTTCTCGACTGGCGGGCAGGAACGACCCAGATACCATCGGAAGACGGCGCGGAGACCACTACAAGATCGGCGAGAGGTGAAGATGAACCTGGTTCGACAGCGACGTCTGACGACCTCCTCGAGCGACGAAAACGCGAGTGGGAAACGACCGCGGCGAAACTTTCCCAAGCAGAACAAGACATCTACGAACAGATACTCGACGCTGACGGTGTTCTCGAGCAGCGCCTCATCGTCGAGCAAACGGACCATTCGAAAGCAACAGTCAGTCGGAAACTCGATCGGCTGGAGAGCAAAAACCTCGTCGAGCGAAAACGTCGAGGGATGGGAAACGTCGTGTTCCTTCTGTGA
- a CDS encoding DEAD/DEAH box helicase, whose product MSKQVQQVETIFCHETGGDYLIVVQRDGKRLFRAKLGLSETSAGPRPAKFRLKDGSSEEPRQPDEFVELARRAKRIRISEQTSHTGREELLEMLSGYQLEEKAKAVRTCRYCASAGRYSPITTDTAVKDDEDWICQDCARQELERQLSYSGGGKVTGAAKDRLEDLMIEVQDLDRIVNLLQGQLDPDLTKFDTISATTDEVDPVRVDSLNLHPGLQNLLEDRFETLLPVQSLAVENGLFDGDDQLVVSATATGKTLVGEMTGINRVLNGKGKMLFLVPLVALANQKHEDFEDEYGDLVDVSIRVGASRIADNGNQFDPNADVIVGTYEGIDHALRTGKDMGDIGTVVIDEVHTLKEDERGHRLDGLISRLKHTCEQRAKRRDDYQGAQWISLSATVGNPHQLAGALESTLIEFEERPVPIERHVTFADGQEKVRVENKLVRREFDTESSKGYRGQTIIFTNSRRRCHEISRKLEYSSAPYHAGLDYKRRKKVERQFGDQDLAAVVTTAALAAGVDFPASQVVFDSLAMGIEWLSVQEFHQMLGRAGRPDYHDKGTVYVLVEPDTAYHNSMEMTEDEVAFKLLKGEMESVMTHYDESAAIEETLANITVGGKAAKALNDRMLGDVPTKHAVGKLLQYDFIDGFEPTPLGQVVTEHFLDPSEAFMLLDGIRKDAHPYELVADIELRDADL is encoded by the coding sequence GTGTCGAAGCAGGTCCAGCAGGTCGAAACCATCTTCTGCCACGAAACCGGCGGCGACTACCTGATCGTCGTCCAGCGCGACGGCAAGCGGCTGTTCCGGGCAAAGCTCGGACTCTCCGAAACTTCCGCCGGGCCCCGCCCCGCGAAGTTCCGCCTCAAAGACGGCTCGAGCGAGGAGCCACGCCAGCCCGACGAGTTCGTCGAACTCGCACGCCGCGCGAAGCGAATTCGCATTTCAGAGCAGACCTCCCACACTGGCCGCGAGGAACTCCTCGAGATGCTCTCGGGCTACCAGCTCGAGGAGAAGGCCAAGGCCGTTCGGACCTGCCGCTACTGCGCCTCCGCGGGTCGTTATTCGCCGATCACGACCGACACGGCGGTCAAGGACGACGAAGACTGGATCTGCCAGGACTGTGCCCGCCAGGAACTCGAGCGTCAGTTATCGTACTCCGGCGGCGGTAAGGTCACGGGCGCTGCGAAAGACCGACTCGAGGACCTCATGATCGAAGTGCAGGACCTGGATCGGATCGTCAACCTGTTGCAGGGCCAACTCGACCCCGATCTGACGAAGTTCGATACCATCTCTGCGACGACCGACGAGGTCGATCCCGTCCGGGTCGACTCGCTGAATCTCCACCCCGGCCTCCAGAACCTCCTCGAGGACCGGTTCGAAACGCTGCTCCCGGTGCAGAGCCTCGCGGTCGAGAACGGGCTCTTTGACGGCGACGACCAGCTGGTCGTCTCCGCGACGGCAACCGGGAAGACGCTGGTCGGCGAGATGACCGGCATCAACCGCGTGCTAAACGGCAAGGGGAAGATGCTCTTTCTCGTCCCGCTCGTCGCACTCGCGAATCAGAAACACGAAGACTTCGAGGACGAGTACGGCGACCTCGTCGACGTCTCCATCCGCGTCGGTGCCAGCCGCATTGCGGACAACGGCAACCAGTTCGACCCCAACGCAGACGTCATCGTCGGCACCTACGAGGGGATCGACCACGCCCTCCGAACCGGCAAGGACATGGGCGATATCGGCACCGTCGTCATCGACGAGGTCCACACCCTCAAAGAAGACGAGCGCGGCCACCGCCTCGACGGCCTCATCTCGCGGCTCAAACACACCTGCGAGCAGCGAGCAAAGCGACGAGACGACTACCAGGGTGCCCAGTGGATCTCCCTCTCCGCAACCGTCGGCAACCCCCATCAGCTGGCGGGCGCACTCGAGTCCACCCTGATCGAGTTCGAAGAGCGCCCGGTCCCCATCGAGCGCCACGTCACCTTCGCCGACGGCCAGGAGAAGGTCCGTGTCGAGAACAAACTCGTCAGACGCGAGTTCGACACGGAGTCCTCGAAGGGGTATCGCGGACAGACGATCATCTTCACGAACTCCCGCAGGCGGTGTCACGAAATTTCGCGGAAACTCGAGTACTCCTCGGCACCGTACCACGCGGGTCTCGATTACAAGCGCCGCAAGAAGGTCGAGCGCCAGTTCGGTGACCAGGATCTCGCGGCGGTCGTGACGACGGCGGCGCTCGCAGCCGGTGTGGACTTCCCCGCCTCGCAGGTCGTTTTCGATTCGCTGGCGATGGGGATCGAGTGGCTCTCTGTGCAGGAGTTCCACCAGATGCTCGGGCGCGCGGGTCGGCCGGACTACCACGACAAGGGGACGGTGTACGTTCTCGTCGAACCAGACACCGCCTATCACAATTCGATGGAGATGACGGAGGATGAGGTGGCGTTCAAGCTTCTCAAGGGTGAGATGGAGTCGGTGATGACCCACTACGACGAGAGCGCGGCGATCGAGGAGACACTCGCGAACATTACTGTCGGTGGCAAGGCAGCGAAGGCGCTCAACGACCGGATGCTTGGTGACGTCCCGACGAAGCACGCGGTTGGCAAACTGCTCCAGTACGACTTCATCGACGGCTTTGAGCCGACGCCGCTGGGGCAGGTCGTGACGGAGCACTTCCTCGATCCCAGCGAGGCGTTCATGCTGCTCGATGGTATTCGGAAGGACGCGCATCCGTATGAGCTCGTAGCGGATATCGAGCTTCGCGATGCAGATCTCTGA
- a CDS encoding pro-sigmaK processing inhibitor BofA family protein yields MVTGLEILLLVLVLAALIGATTIIQTIRPFIVNAVVGLLVLFLAQTVFGLSVAITPIALAIVAIGGFPGSLLVILLSLFGIAFVP; encoded by the coding sequence ATGGTTACAGGACTCGAAATCCTCCTGCTGGTCCTCGTTCTCGCTGCGCTCATCGGCGCAACGACCATTATTCAGACGATTCGCCCCTTCATCGTCAACGCCGTCGTGGGGCTGCTCGTCCTCTTTCTGGCCCAGACTGTCTTCGGGCTCTCCGTCGCGATCACTCCGATTGCGCTCGCGATCGTTGCGATCGGCGGCTTCCCCGGTTCGTTGCTCGTCATCCTGCTCTCGCTGTTCGGGATCGCGTTCGTTCCGTGA
- a CDS encoding DUF502 domain-containing protein, translated as MVEFWARLQSSLKRWLINGIAITIPLVITLLILIVVVDFVLGILSPIVEGIIFLLPNDPPTTVVQFVTLASLVGFFLLVGIVAEYTPGRHISKRLHATMETIPGISTVYKSIRRASHMLLDDDTDQFEDVKLVEFPHEGAYMLAFLTAQTPPVIEAQADEGKMVTIMVPLGPNPTTNGFVMHVPAKNVYDIDITVEEAIRSIATLGVASSELGTQAAASSSEPADNLDTESSRH; from the coding sequence ATGGTCGAGTTTTGGGCACGTCTCCAGTCTTCTCTCAAGCGATGGCTCATCAACGGCATCGCGATCACGATACCGCTCGTTATCACGCTCCTCATTCTGATCGTGGTCGTCGATTTCGTGCTCGGCATTCTCTCCCCGATTGTCGAGGGCATCATCTTCTTGCTGCCGAACGATCCGCCGACCACTGTCGTCCAGTTCGTGACGCTGGCGTCGCTGGTCGGGTTCTTCCTGCTCGTCGGGATCGTAGCGGAGTACACACCGGGTCGCCACATCTCGAAACGGCTCCACGCAACCATGGAGACGATTCCTGGTATTAGTACCGTTTACAAGAGCATCCGTCGCGCGAGTCACATGCTGCTCGACGACGATACGGACCAGTTCGAGGACGTGAAACTCGTCGAGTTCCCGCACGAGGGCGCGTACATGCTTGCCTTTCTTACCGCACAGACACCACCTGTCATCGAGGCGCAAGCCGACGAAGGGAAGATGGTGACGATTATGGTGCCGCTCGGACCGAACCCGACCACGAACGGCTTCGTTATGCACGTGCCCGCGAAGAACGTCTACGACATCGACATCACCGTCGAGGAGGCAATTCGATCGATTGCAACGCTCGGTGTCGCCTCCTCGGAGCTCGGGACGCAGGCAGCTGCGTCCTCGTCAGAACCGGCTGACAATCTGGACACTGAGAGTAGCCGCCACTGA
- a CDS encoding IS607-like element ISNma20 family transposase codes for MPRSYSIGEFADELGVHPQTVKRWCRNDDLDYTRTPGGERRIPHRELRRLAGDTRPTDRVALYARVSSHGQKDNGDLDHQLDRLTDYAHDHGWSVENTYTDVGSGLNEDRRGLNSLLDDLQEADYGRILVTYEDRLTRFGSSYLKRYFDCYGVTVTVIEDETDKSAQEELVDDLIKLVASFSGKLYGMRSSKKQQVVNTVESEVKPDE; via the coding sequence ATGCCGCGGTCGTACTCGATTGGCGAGTTCGCGGACGAACTCGGTGTTCACCCCCAGACCGTCAAACGCTGGTGTCGCAACGACGATCTCGACTACACCCGAACACCCGGCGGCGAACGTCGGATTCCACACCGAGAACTCCGCCGACTCGCAGGCGACACTCGTCCAACAGACCGTGTTGCCCTCTACGCCCGCGTCTCAAGCCACGGCCAGAAAGACAACGGCGACCTCGACCACCAACTCGACCGACTCACAGACTACGCTCACGACCACGGCTGGAGCGTCGAAAACACCTATACCGACGTTGGCAGTGGCCTCAACGAAGACCGCCGTGGCCTCAACTCCCTCCTCGATGACCTACAGGAAGCCGACTACGGACGCATTCTCGTCACCTACGAAGATAGACTCACTCGCTTTGGGTCCTCGTATCTCAAACGGTATTTCGACTGCTACGGCGTCACAGTCACCGTCATCGAAGACGAGACGGACAAATCTGCACAGGAAGAACTCGTTGACGACCTTATCAAGCTCGTCGCCAGCTTCAGCGGCAAACTCTACGGGATGCGCTCATCGAAAAAACAACAGGTCGTCAATACCGTCGAATCAGAGGTAAAACCCGATGAGTGA